Proteins encoded together in one Acidobacteriota bacterium window:
- a CDS encoding STAS domain-containing protein, which yields MTGSKTRHTAVKQKSGAGRRTKGTVSHKLQLVLDSELDNVERVEKLVNDFALKCGCGTQQCSEIELAVRETVINAIIHGNQKRRTKKVHVKAELNNSDLTISVRDEGNGFDPGAVPDPTKPENLMRDSGRGILLMQTLMDRLSIRPVPGKGTEVRMVKKIARNIDQQTGEEHSMSLKLSSRQVDGVTVLDFEGRIILGEPTEAIRDALQDLVSKGQKKILLNLGEVSYIDSSGLGALVRGYSTLASQQGALKLLNLTKKVEDLLQVTKLYTVFEIFNDESAAIKSFQ from the coding sequence ATGACAGGATCAAAGACACGTCACACTGCGGTGAAACAAAAGTCTGGAGCCGGACGGAGAACGAAGGGAACCGTGTCCCACAAGTTGCAATTGGTCCTGGATAGCGAATTGGACAACGTGGAGCGTGTTGAAAAGCTGGTGAATGACTTCGCGTTGAAGTGCGGATGCGGCACACAGCAATGTAGCGAAATTGAGCTGGCCGTGCGCGAGACCGTGATCAATGCCATCATTCATGGGAATCAGAAACGCCGCACCAAGAAAGTTCATGTAAAGGCGGAGTTGAATAATTCGGATCTGACCATTTCAGTTCGCGATGAAGGAAATGGATTCGATCCGGGTGCGGTTCCGGACCCGACCAAGCCGGAGAATCTTATGCGGGATTCCGGCCGCGGGATTCTGCTGATGCAGACTCTGATGGATCGCTTGTCCATTCGGCCCGTGCCCGGCAAAGGCACGGAAGTCCGCATGGTAAAAAAAATCGCAAGGAATATTGATCAACAGACAGGGGAGGAGCATAGCATGAGTTTGAAGCTTTCGAGTCGGCAAGTGGACGGCGTTACGGTTCTCGATTTTGAAGGGCGCATCATTCTCGGCGAGCCTACCGAGGCGATCCGCGACGCGTTGCAGGATCTGGTCAGTAAAGGCCAGAAGAAAATATTGCTCAATCTGGGAGAAGTCAGTTACATCGATAGCTCCGGGCTGGGCGCGCTGGTGCGCGGGTACTCCACGCTCGCCAGTCAGCAAGGGGCGCTTAAGCTGCTCAACCTGACCAAGAAGGTTGAGGACCTGCTGCAGGTTACCAAGCTCTATACCGTCTTTGAAATCTTTAACGACGAGAGCGCCGCTATAAAGAGCTTCCAGTAG